The Kitasatospora sp. NBC_01287 genome contains a region encoding:
- a CDS encoding DUF6059 family protein: protein MLRPLRTLARRCLRDCWQALVLYGAVATQTQPPPQSSQLPRSPQPPGSLPGPGHPERLCPEQPLSPLERLLDRELRIG, encoded by the coding sequence TTGCTTCGCCCCCTGCGCACCCTGGCCCGCCGCTGCCTGCGGGACTGCTGGCAGGCGCTGGTCCTCTACGGCGCCGTCGCCACCCAGACCCAGCCGCCGCCCCAGTCGTCCCAGCTGCCTCGGTCGCCTCAGCCGCCCGGCTCGCTGCCGGGCCCCGGTCACCCCGAACGGCTCTGCCCCGAGCAGCCGCTCAGCCCGCTGGAGCGGCTGCTGGACCGCGAGCTGCGGATCGGCTGA
- a CDS encoding AfsR/SARP family transcriptional regulator, with product MRYELLGPLRVCATDGRVLTLSAPKAEVTLALLLLSEGRVVTKEQLTTELWGERPPRSASAAIHVYISQLRKFLADAGAGDPGCPAITTTASGYRFQRGGASYDAEEFTAAVRAGRARQAAGRPAAALESFELALALYRGSVLDGHGDGPVVSSFAAWAEEERLTCLELAIEARTTLGQHREVIGLLGGLTAEYPLRESFYRQLMLVLYRAERRAEALEVYSSARRVLRSELGLEPHRSLRRLHQAILSADRLLDHQPLAS from the coding sequence ATGCGCTACGAACTGCTGGGCCCCCTGCGCGTGTGCGCCACCGATGGCAGGGTGCTCACCCTCTCCGCCCCGAAGGCCGAGGTCACGCTCGCGCTGTTGCTGCTCTCCGAGGGGCGGGTGGTGACCAAGGAGCAACTCACCACCGAGCTCTGGGGCGAGCGCCCACCACGCAGCGCCTCGGCGGCGATCCACGTCTACATCTCGCAGCTGCGGAAGTTCCTCGCCGACGCCGGTGCCGGGGACCCGGGCTGCCCCGCGATCACCACCACCGCCTCGGGCTACCGCTTCCAGCGCGGCGGGGCGTCCTACGACGCCGAGGAGTTCACCGCCGCGGTGCGGGCCGGGCGGGCCCGGCAGGCGGCCGGTCGACCCGCGGCGGCGCTGGAGTCCTTCGAACTGGCCCTGGCGCTCTACCGCGGGTCGGTGCTGGACGGCCACGGGGACGGCCCGGTGGTCTCCTCCTTCGCCGCCTGGGCCGAGGAGGAGCGGCTGACCTGCCTGGAGCTCGCCATCGAGGCGCGCACCACGCTCGGCCAGCACCGCGAGGTGATCGGGCTGCTGGGCGGGCTGACCGCCGAGTACCCGCTGCGCGAGTCCTTCTACCGGCAGCTGATGCTGGTGCTCTACCGGGCCGAGCGCCGGGCGGAGGCGCTGGAGGTCTACAGTTCGGCCCGCCGGGTGCTCAGGTCCGAACTCGGCCTGGAGCCGCACCGCTCGCTGCGTCGTCTGCACCAGGCGATCCTCAGTGCCGACCGGCTGCTGGACCACCAGCCGCTCGCGAGTTGA
- a CDS encoding ROK family transcriptional regulator: MAGPAVARDRSSTRRANLSMVLRLLRDEGPRSRARIGDDTGLPKATVSHLTAELLEGGLVREGAAERDRGAVGRPGQSVEIDGRGVHGIGAEINVDYISLLALDLRGQVSAEQRIPLDVRAAGPEAVLDAVARMIAEGIEALRGAGGLVVGVTLATPGAVNMDAGTVDYASNIGWREVAAVAGLRERLGPGAPETHLENDAKLGALAEYLLVSADNVRDLVHVTGQTGVGVGIIAGGQLVRGAGGYAGEIGHLRLVPSDQPCACGRRGCWETMVGRGALLRYAADPGDMVCDPMVDLGTRLAELRDRAHAGDGRTLEALRRIGDNLAPGLALLVDILNPRLVVLGGHFAFFGEHLIDSVSAQVRELVMAPDAGGCEIVLSRLGLSGTARGGALLALDTVYQDPVRVMNLANG; the protein is encoded by the coding sequence ATGGCCGGACCGGCGGTCGCACGGGACCGCTCCTCGACCCGGCGGGCCAACCTGAGCATGGTGCTGCGCCTGCTCAGGGACGAGGGCCCGCGCTCACGCGCCCGGATCGGCGACGACACCGGGCTGCCCAAGGCCACGGTCTCCCACCTGACCGCCGAGTTGCTGGAGGGCGGCCTGGTCCGCGAGGGAGCGGCCGAGCGCGACCGCGGCGCGGTCGGCCGGCCCGGCCAGTCGGTGGAGATCGACGGCCGCGGCGTGCACGGCATCGGCGCAGAGATCAACGTGGACTACATCAGCCTGCTGGCGCTCGACCTGCGCGGCCAGGTCAGCGCGGAGCAGCGGATCCCGCTGGACGTGCGGGCCGCGGGCCCCGAAGCCGTGCTGGACGCCGTCGCGCGCATGATCGCCGAGGGCATCGAGGCGCTGCGCGGCGCCGGCGGGCTGGTCGTCGGGGTCACCCTGGCCACCCCGGGCGCGGTCAACATGGACGCGGGCACCGTCGACTACGCCTCCAACATCGGCTGGCGCGAGGTGGCGGCGGTCGCCGGCCTGCGCGAACGCCTGGGCCCCGGCGCCCCGGAGACGCACCTGGAGAACGACGCGAAGCTCGGCGCGCTGGCCGAATACCTGCTGGTCTCCGCCGACAACGTGCGCGACCTGGTCCACGTCACCGGTCAGACCGGCGTCGGCGTCGGCATCATCGCCGGAGGCCAACTGGTGCGCGGCGCGGGCGGCTACGCGGGCGAGATCGGCCACCTGCGCCTGGTGCCCTCGGACCAGCCCTGCGCCTGCGGGCGGCGCGGCTGCTGGGAGACGATGGTCGGCCGCGGGGCGCTGCTGCGCTACGCCGCGGATCCCGGCGACATGGTCTGCGACCCCATGGTGGACCTGGGGACCCGGCTCGCCGAGCTGCGCGACCGGGCCCACGCCGGCGACGGCCGCACCCTGGAGGCCCTGCGGCGGATCGGCGACAACCTGGCCCCCGGCCTGGCCCTGCTGGTGGACATCCTCAATCCCCGACTCGTCGTGCTCGGCGGCCACTTCGCCTTCTTCGGCGAGCACCTGATCGACAGCGTCAGCGCCCAGGTCCGCGAGCTGGTGATGGCCCCCGACGCCGGCGGCTGCGAGATCGTGCTCTCCCGGCTCGGCCTGAGCGGCACCGCCCGGGGCGGCGCCCTGCTCGCGCTGGACACCGTCTACCAGGACCCGGTGCGGGTGATGAACCTGGCGAACGGCTGA